From a single Bacillus pumilus genomic region:
- the yqfD gene encoding sporulation protein YqfD, whose protein sequence is MKNKWFAYFIGRVEVEIKGNGIERLMNECTRQGITMFQVSRRQDSVRLFIRLSDVHAFRKVQRHYEVTCSFHQKKGFPFLLLWSRKNIGFTLGIVFFLMTILALSNMVWKIEIKGANPETEHQMRKHLDEIGVQKGRFQFLMGTPEKIQKSLTSNIQSITWVGVELNGTTFQMKVVEKNEPEKEKYTSPQHIVAKKKAVITRMYVEKGEPLAAVDEHVKKGQMLVSGLIGSEEQQKTVGAKAKIYGETWYRSEVSVPLQTSFDVFTGKMKTKHKLSAFGGSVPFWGFSLKKDDLKEPKTETEVHPLHFLNFQLPFSYEKEITRESEKINRTYTNKEAVQAGIKMGKKELEEKLGQTGEVKSEKVLHETTGNGKVKLIILYQVIEDIVQPTPIVQGD, encoded by the coding sequence GTGAAGAATAAATGGTTCGCCTATTTTATTGGGAGAGTGGAAGTGGAGATCAAGGGAAACGGTATTGAGCGGCTCATGAACGAGTGCACGAGACAGGGGATCACAATGTTTCAAGTGAGCCGCCGTCAAGACAGCGTGCGCTTATTTATTCGCTTATCAGATGTACATGCCTTCAGAAAAGTACAAAGACATTATGAGGTCACTTGTTCATTTCATCAAAAAAAGGGATTTCCGTTTCTTCTCCTATGGTCAAGGAAAAATATTGGGTTCACCCTTGGAATTGTGTTTTTTCTGATGACTATATTGGCACTTTCAAACATGGTGTGGAAAATTGAGATCAAAGGTGCGAATCCAGAGACTGAGCATCAAATGAGAAAGCATTTAGACGAAATAGGGGTGCAAAAAGGCCGCTTTCAGTTTCTGATGGGAACACCTGAAAAAATTCAAAAATCACTGACCTCCAATATTCAAAGCATTACATGGGTCGGTGTCGAGCTAAATGGTACAACATTTCAAATGAAAGTCGTGGAAAAAAATGAACCAGAAAAAGAGAAATACACAAGCCCTCAGCACATCGTCGCCAAGAAAAAGGCGGTCATCACAAGAATGTATGTGGAAAAAGGAGAGCCGCTTGCTGCGGTTGATGAACATGTAAAAAAAGGACAAATGCTCGTCTCTGGGCTCATTGGCAGTGAAGAACAACAAAAAACGGTCGGAGCTAAAGCGAAAATTTATGGTGAAACGTGGTACCGTTCTGAAGTTTCTGTCCCTCTTCAAACATCTTTTGACGTCTTTACGGGTAAAATGAAGACAAAGCACAAGCTCTCCGCATTTGGAGGATCAGTGCCATTTTGGGGCTTTTCTCTTAAAAAAGATGATTTGAAAGAACCTAAAACAGAAACAGAAGTGCACCCGCTTCATTTCTTAAACTTCCAGCTCCCTTTCTCCTATGAAAAGGAAATCACACGCGAAAGCGAAAAAATAAATCGAACATACACAAATAAAGAAGCGGTTCAAGCAGGGATTAAAATGGGTAAAAAAGAATTAGAAGAGAAGCTAGGTCAAACAGGAGAGGTGAAAAGTGAAAAAGTTTTGCACGAGACAACAGGGAATGGTAAAGTTAAGTTAATCATCCTTTACCAAGTAATAGAAGATATTGTTCAACCAACACCTATTGTTCAGGGAGACTAG
- the yqfC gene encoding sporulation protein YqfC has product MGKRKNRLKAWLTRTLEIPPDVMMDLPRITMVGRLHIYIENHKGLLLFSDQEVRLMLKQGQCIISGKDFVIKTILPEEILLEGKIDEVRYIDS; this is encoded by the coding sequence ATGGGAAAAAGAAAAAATCGACTTAAAGCATGGCTGACAAGAACACTTGAAATCCCTCCAGACGTCATGATGGATCTTCCCCGGATTACGATGGTTGGCAGACTCCACATTTACATAGAGAACCATAAAGGGCTTTTGCTCTTCAGTGATCAAGAGGTAAGGCTGATGCTCAAACAAGGACAATGCATTATTTCAGGAAAAGACTTTGTGATTAAAACGATTTTGCCAGAAGAGATTTTATTAGAAGGGAAAATCGATGAGGTCCGTTATATTGATTCTTAA
- the floA gene encoding flotillin-like protein FloA (flotillin-like protein involved in membrane lipid rafts) yields MDPSTLLLFVIIAAGLIVLSIFFTFVPVMLWISALAAGVRVSIFTLVGMRLRRVIPNRVVNPLIKAHKAGLDVSINQLESHYLAGGNVDRVVNALIAAQRANIELNFARCAAIDLAGRDVLEAVQMSVNPKVIETPFISGVAMDGIEVKAKARITVRANIERLVGGAGEETIIARVGEGIVSTIGSSNNHKRVLENPDMISQTVLGKGLDSGTAFEILSIDIADVDIGKNIGAILQTDQAEADKNIAQAKAEERRAMAVAQEQEMRAKVEEMRAKVVEAEAEVPLAMAEALREGNIGVMDYMNIKNIDADTDMRDSFGKMTKGPSDNENK; encoded by the coding sequence ATGGATCCATCAACTTTATTATTATTTGTCATTATCGCAGCAGGTTTGATCGTTTTATCGATCTTCTTCACCTTTGTACCGGTGATGCTGTGGATTTCTGCCCTTGCGGCTGGCGTTAGAGTAAGCATTTTTACACTTGTAGGAATGAGACTTCGCCGAGTGATTCCAAACCGAGTGGTCAACCCGCTCATCAAAGCACATAAAGCAGGTCTTGATGTGTCGATTAACCAGTTAGAAAGCCACTACCTTGCAGGTGGTAACGTTGACCGTGTAGTAAATGCATTGATTGCCGCTCAACGTGCGAATATCGAATTAAACTTTGCACGCTGTGCAGCGATCGACCTAGCAGGACGAGACGTACTTGAAGCCGTACAAATGAGTGTAAACCCTAAAGTGATTGAAACACCATTTATCTCTGGTGTGGCAATGGACGGGATTGAAGTAAAAGCAAAAGCACGTATTACAGTTCGTGCAAACATCGAACGACTTGTCGGTGGTGCAGGGGAAGAAACAATCATTGCTCGTGTAGGTGAAGGGATTGTCTCTACAATCGGTTCATCAAATAATCATAAAAGAGTTCTGGAAAATCCTGATATGATTTCTCAAACGGTTCTAGGAAAAGGATTAGATTCAGGTACTGCGTTTGAAATTCTCTCGATTGATATCGCAGATGTTGATATCGGTAAGAACATTGGGGCTATTCTACAAACAGACCAAGCAGAAGCAGACAAAAATATTGCACAGGCTAAAGCGGAAGAACGCCGCGCAATGGCTGTTGCACAAGAACAAGAAATGCGTGCGAAAGTTGAAGAAATGCGCGCGAAAGTAGTAGAAGCTGAAGCTGAGGTACCACTTGCAATGGCTGAAGCACTACGTGAAGGCAATATTGGAGTCATGGACTACATGAACATTAAGAATATTGATGCCGATACGGATATGAGAGATTCATTTGGTAAAATGACAAAAGGTCCATCTGATAATGAAAACAAATAA
- a CDS encoding NfeD family protein yields the protein MKKIKVSIALFSCFIICLLLGVQLTAKSADQNVHVIPIEDTVEKGLSKFIERSFEQAKSERAKHIILDINTPGGAVDAALEIADTIRASDIPVTAFVNHRALSAGAFLALSADEIYMTPNGKMGAAAIIDGEGNAADQKSESLWLAEMSDAAEKQGRDPKYALAMADPDIDAKDAGAPKGELLTFNTDRALQFGYAEGEAKNIDDLLQKLNLTDVSVQYDEVSFAEKVARFLTHPIVIPILLSIASLGLIVELYSPGFGVPGTMGVTALLLFFYGHLVAGFAGYETLFLFLAGIALIILELVLPGGIIGAIGLICVVVSLFLAAGSFTEMAISILIATAVSIIAVIILTKVLGKRMKFFKKFILTDSTNKESGYVSNETREDLVGQIAVTLTALRPSGTAVLGDERIDVVSEGAFIDKDEQVKIVKAEGSRIVVRKV from the coding sequence ATGAAAAAAATAAAAGTTTCTATTGCTCTCTTCAGCTGTTTTATAATATGCTTATTATTAGGGGTTCAATTGACCGCGAAATCAGCAGATCAAAATGTTCATGTTATCCCGATTGAAGATACAGTCGAAAAAGGACTTTCTAAGTTCATTGAACGGTCATTTGAGCAGGCAAAGTCGGAGCGAGCAAAACATATTATTCTCGACATTAATACACCAGGTGGTGCAGTCGATGCGGCGCTTGAGATCGCAGATACCATTCGTGCGTCAGATATCCCAGTGACAGCGTTTGTGAATCATAGAGCGCTTTCAGCCGGTGCATTCCTTGCGCTGAGTGCCGATGAAATCTATATGACCCCAAATGGAAAGATGGGGGCTGCTGCGATCATTGACGGAGAAGGCAATGCTGCTGATCAAAAGTCTGAATCTTTGTGGCTTGCTGAAATGAGTGATGCTGCCGAAAAGCAGGGGCGAGATCCGAAGTATGCGCTTGCGATGGCTGATCCAGACATAGACGCAAAAGACGCTGGTGCACCAAAAGGAGAACTGCTCACCTTTAATACAGACAGAGCGCTTCAATTTGGTTACGCAGAAGGCGAAGCGAAGAATATAGATGACTTGCTTCAGAAACTGAACTTAACAGACGTTTCTGTTCAATACGATGAGGTGAGCTTTGCTGAAAAGGTTGCGCGCTTTCTCACGCATCCAATCGTCATTCCAATCCTCTTATCCATTGCAAGCTTAGGGTTAATCGTTGAGCTCTATTCACCCGGCTTTGGTGTTCCAGGGACGATGGGTGTGACAGCGCTTCTTTTATTCTTTTATGGTCATCTCGTGGCAGGATTTGCAGGATACGAGACCTTATTCCTGTTTTTAGCGGGAATTGCGCTCATTATCCTTGAATTGGTATTGCCAGGGGGAATCATAGGTGCTATCGGATTGATCTGTGTCGTTGTCAGCTTATTTTTAGCAGCTGGAAGCTTTACAGAAATGGCGATTTCCATCTTGATTGCCACTGCTGTTTCAATCATAGCAGTGATTATATTGACAAAGGTGTTGGGGAAACGTATGAAGTTCTTTAAAAAGTTCATTTTAACCGATTCAACAAACAAAGAAAGTGGTTATGTCTCCAATGAAACAAGAGAAGATCTTGTTGGACAGATCGCTGTTACATTAACAGCACTTCGCCCATCTGGGACGGCTGTACTCGGAGATGAGCGCATTGACGTTGTATCTGAAGGTGCGTTTATTGACAAAGATGAACAGGTTAAAATCGTTAAAGCGGAAGGCTCACGCATTGTCGTGAGGAAAGTATAG
- a CDS encoding GatB/YqeY domain-containing protein, with product MSLLEQLNSDMKLFMKNREKDKLLVIRMVKASLQNEAIKLKKDSLTGDEELTVLSREIKQRKDSLHEFSKANRLDLVDKVQKEIDILDVYLPKQLSEEELQTIVNETIAETGASSKADMGKVMSAIMPKVKGKADGAVINRLVSEQLSQ from the coding sequence ATGAGTCTTCTTGAGCAATTAAATTCTGATATGAAGCTTTTTATGAAAAACCGTGAGAAAGACAAGCTTCTTGTCATTCGTATGGTAAAGGCTTCGCTCCAAAATGAAGCAATAAAGCTTAAGAAAGACAGTTTGACCGGCGATGAGGAACTAACCGTCCTTTCCCGCGAGATTAAGCAACGTAAAGACTCCCTCCATGAATTTTCGAAAGCTAATCGCTTAGATTTAGTAGATAAAGTTCAAAAAGAGATTGACATCTTAGACGTTTATTTACCTAAACAACTTTCTGAAGAAGAACTGCAAACGATCGTGAATGAAACGATTGCTGAAACAGGTGCTTCATCAAAGGCTGATATGGGTAAAGTCATGAGCGCTATTATGCCAAAAGTAAAAGGTAAAGCTGATGGAGCTGTCATTAACAGACTTGTCAGCGAGCAGCTGTCTCAATAA
- the rpsU gene encoding 30S ribosomal protein S21 has product MSKTVVRKNESLEDALRRFKRSVSKTGTLQEARKREFYEKPSVKRKKKSEAARKRKF; this is encoded by the coding sequence ATGTCAAAAACGGTCGTTAGAAAAAACGAATCGCTTGAAGATGCTCTTCGTCGCTTTAAACGCAGTGTATCCAAAACTGGAACATTGCAAGAAGCAAGAAAGCGTGAATTTTATGAAAAGCCTAGCGTAAAGCGTAAGAAAAAGTCTGAAGCTGCTAGAAAACGTAAATTCTAA
- a CDS encoding Na/Pi symporter, whose amino-acid sequence MMAIIYFCALIFIFLWSMGLLRKGLMALTSARIEKSLLLFTDHPVKAFLVSIVFTGILQSSSAFMVIVIGFVSTGILSFKKSIPMILGTNIGSTFTTEFIAIKMDVFMWVLIIAGLIFIMLGRNSVRHAGKSVFGLGMIFFCIQGFSKIAGMMTSQPETLRFLEMMQHSDWTALLSGTIFTAIVHSSSVCIGILMGFMNEGTVALQEGISFVLGSNIGTCITAVMAAISGGYAARQTAYAHVVFNVLGVLLCLPFLALITEFVAHLANAPAQQIAHFSLLFNVASSLLFFPFIRPFHALILCLLPNQSK is encoded by the coding sequence ATGATGGCGATCATTTATTTTTGTGCACTTATTTTCATTTTTTTATGGTCAATGGGGTTGCTGAGAAAAGGATTAATGGCGCTCACATCGGCCCGTATCGAGAAATCACTTCTTCTCTTTACAGATCATCCCGTAAAAGCATTCTTGGTTAGTATCGTGTTTACAGGAATCCTTCAAAGTAGTTCAGCATTTATGGTCATTGTGATCGGATTTGTCAGTACAGGCATTCTTTCTTTTAAAAAATCAATTCCCATGATCCTTGGAACCAATATTGGCTCTACATTTACGACAGAATTCATCGCCATTAAAATGGACGTCTTCATGTGGGTCTTGATCATAGCCGGTCTGATATTCATCATGCTTGGCAGAAATTCTGTTAGACATGCAGGAAAAAGTGTATTTGGGCTTGGGATGATCTTTTTTTGCATTCAAGGCTTTTCTAAAATAGCGGGTATGATGACAAGTCAGCCTGAAACATTACGCTTTCTTGAAATGATGCAGCATTCTGATTGGACGGCACTGCTTTCAGGTACTATTTTTACCGCGATTGTTCATTCAAGCTCTGTCTGTATCGGCATTTTAATGGGATTTATGAATGAAGGGACTGTTGCGCTTCAGGAAGGCATCAGCTTTGTGTTAGGATCCAATATTGGGACATGTATTACTGCGGTCATGGCTGCCATTTCTGGAGGTTATGCAGCACGTCAAACGGCTTACGCACACGTTGTATTTAATGTGCTCGGGGTGCTTTTATGCCTGCCATTCCTTGCCCTCATTACAGAATTCGTCGCCCATCTCGCAAACGCCCCAGCCCAGCAAATCGCGCACTTCAGCCTGCTGTTTAACGTGGCAAGCTCATTGCTTTTCTTTCCCTTCATTCGCCCTTTTCACGCATTGATCTTATGTCTTTTACCAAATCAATCAAAATAA
- the mtaB gene encoding tRNA (N(6)-L-threonylcarbamoyladenosine(37)-C(2))-methylthiotransferase MtaB, whose amino-acid sequence MGTVAFHTLGCKVNHYETEAIWQLFKEAGYERKEYESKADVYVINTCTVTNTGDKKSRQVIRRAIRHNPDGVICVTGCYAQTSPAEIMAIPGVDIVVGTQDRHKLLGYIEEYRRERQPINGVGNIMKARVFEELDVPAFTDRTRASLKIQEGCNNFCTFCIIPWARGLLRSRDPEEVINQAQQLVDAGYKEIVLTGIHTGGYGEDLKDYNFAKLLKELDERVAGLKRIRISSIEASQITDEVIEVLDQSDKIVRHLHIPLQSGSNTVLKRMRRKYTMEFFAERLTKLKQALPGLAVTSDVIVGFPGETEEEFLETYNFVKDHQFSELHVFPYSKRTGTPAARMEDQVDENVKNERVHRLIALSDQLAKEYASAYEGDVLEIIPEESFKEQEGNHNLYVGYTDNYMKVVFEGTEDMIGRLVKVKITKAGYPYNEGQFVRMSDDVQTDKMRMTS is encoded by the coding sequence ATGGGAACAGTAGCGTTCCATACACTTGGCTGTAAGGTCAATCACTATGAAACAGAAGCGATCTGGCAGCTGTTTAAAGAAGCTGGCTATGAAAGAAAAGAGTATGAATCTAAAGCAGACGTATATGTCATTAATACATGTACGGTCACGAATACAGGCGATAAGAAAAGCCGCCAAGTCATTAGAAGAGCCATTCGTCATAACCCGGATGGTGTCATTTGTGTAACAGGCTGTTACGCTCAAACATCTCCAGCAGAAATCATGGCGATTCCTGGCGTTGATATTGTGGTTGGTACACAAGACAGACATAAATTACTTGGTTACATTGAAGAATATCGGAGAGAAAGACAGCCAATTAATGGGGTTGGCAATATCATGAAAGCACGTGTGTTTGAAGAACTTGATGTTCCTGCTTTTACAGACAGAACGCGTGCTTCGTTAAAAATCCAAGAAGGCTGTAACAATTTCTGTACATTCTGCATTATTCCTTGGGCACGCGGACTTCTTCGTTCTCGTGATCCTGAAGAAGTCATCAATCAAGCCCAGCAGCTCGTTGATGCCGGCTATAAAGAAATTGTGTTAACAGGCATTCACACAGGCGGCTACGGAGAAGACTTAAAGGATTATAACTTTGCGAAGCTTCTGAAAGAACTAGATGAACGTGTGGCCGGATTAAAACGAATCCGTATTTCATCTATCGAAGCCAGCCAAATTACAGATGAAGTGATTGAAGTGCTTGATCAGTCAGATAAAATTGTCAGACACCTGCACATCCCGCTTCAATCTGGCTCGAATACTGTACTAAAAAGAATGCGCCGTAAATACACGATGGAATTCTTTGCAGAGCGTTTAACGAAACTGAAACAAGCATTGCCAGGTCTTGCTGTGACCTCTGATGTCATTGTCGGATTCCCTGGAGAAACAGAAGAAGAGTTTTTGGAGACGTACAATTTTGTCAAAGACCATCAATTTTCTGAGCTGCACGTATTCCCTTACAGCAAACGTACAGGTACGCCAGCTGCAAGAATGGAAGATCAAGTGGATGAAAATGTGAAAAACGAACGCGTCCACCGCTTGATTGCTCTTTCTGACCAGCTTGCGAAAGAATATGCATCAGCATATGAAGGGGATGTCCTAGAGATTATTCCCGAAGAATCCTTCAAAGAACAAGAAGGAAACCACAATCTATATGTAGGTTATACCGATAACTATATGAAGGTTGTGTTTGAAGGAACAGAGGACATGATTGGCCGTTTGGTCAAAGTGAAGATCACGAAAGCGGGCTATCCTTATAACGAAGGACAATTCGTCCGTATGAGCGATGATGTGCAAACAGACAAAATGAGAATGACCTCATAA
- a CDS encoding 16S rRNA (uracil(1498)-N(3))-methyltransferase produces MQRYFIDLTKEEAIAKGVVVIKGEDVHHLSNVMRMKAGQDILCLTTDGFEALSKIDTITKEEVICHLEGWTNQDRELPVKVAIASGLPKGDKLELIIQKGTELGASAFIPFQAARSITKLDQKKAHKKRERWEKIAKEAAEQSYRNMIPHVYPVSTFKELTQLAGEFDKCVVAYEESSKEGEQSRFQTVLQQMKDGQTLLVVFGPEGGLAEKEIDELETIGAAICGLGPRILRTETAPLYALSAISYQTELLRGES; encoded by the coding sequence ATGCAACGATATTTTATCGACCTCACGAAAGAAGAAGCAATCGCTAAAGGAGTCGTCGTTATAAAAGGTGAAGATGTACATCACCTTTCCAATGTCATGCGGATGAAAGCAGGGCAGGACATCCTTTGCTTAACGACAGATGGCTTTGAAGCGCTCAGTAAAATTGATACAATAACAAAGGAAGAAGTCATTTGTCACCTTGAAGGCTGGACAAATCAGGACAGAGAACTTCCGGTAAAAGTGGCGATTGCAAGCGGCCTCCCAAAAGGAGATAAGCTTGAGCTGATTATCCAAAAAGGCACTGAGCTCGGCGCAAGTGCATTTATCCCGTTTCAAGCGGCTCGTTCTATTACAAAGCTTGACCAAAAAAAGGCGCATAAAAAACGAGAGCGCTGGGAGAAAATCGCCAAAGAAGCTGCCGAGCAGTCCTATCGGAATATGATTCCCCATGTTTATCCAGTATCAACGTTTAAAGAGCTGACTCAATTAGCTGGTGAATTCGATAAATGTGTCGTTGCATACGAAGAATCATCGAAAGAAGGAGAGCAAAGCCGATTTCAAACTGTGCTTCAACAGATGAAAGACGGACAAACCTTGCTAGTGGTTTTTGGCCCAGAAGGCGGTTTGGCAGAAAAGGAGATTGACGAGCTTGAAACGATCGGTGCAGCCATTTGCGGGCTTGGACCACGCATTTTAAGAACGGAAACAGCTCCTCTTTACGCGCTTTCTGCTATATCTTATCAAACAGAGTTATTAAGAGGTGAATCATGA
- the prmA gene encoding 50S ribosomal protein L11 methyltransferase produces MKWSEISVHTTNEAVEPITNILHEAGASGVVIEDPLDLIKERENVYGEIYQLDPNDYPDEGVIVKAYLPMNSFLMETVDEIKEAINNLLLYDIDLGRNTLSICEVNEEEWATAWKKYYHPVKISEKFTIVPTWEEYTPVHSDELIIEMDPGMAFGTGTHPTTVLCIQALERYVKENDMVIDVGTGSGILSVAAAMLGAKDIHAFDLDTVAVESAKQNIELNRVSEQVTVKQNNLLDGISGERDVIVANILAEVILRFTDQAYDLLKKDGYFITSGIIGQKKLQVKTALEEAGFDIVEVLSMEDWVSIIAKK; encoded by the coding sequence TTGAAGTGGTCAGAAATTAGCGTCCATACAACAAATGAAGCGGTGGAACCGATCACCAATATTTTGCATGAAGCAGGTGCAAGTGGTGTCGTGATTGAGGACCCGCTTGATTTAATCAAGGAACGTGAAAATGTATACGGTGAGATCTACCAGCTCGATCCGAATGACTATCCTGATGAAGGGGTCATCGTGAAAGCCTATCTTCCGATGAACAGCTTTTTGATGGAAACGGTAGATGAGATCAAAGAAGCCATCAACAATCTTCTTCTATACGATATTGACCTTGGACGAAATACGCTGTCTATTTGTGAAGTGAATGAAGAAGAATGGGCTACCGCATGGAAAAAATACTATCATCCTGTCAAAATCTCAGAAAAATTTACCATCGTTCCTACATGGGAAGAATATACACCTGTTCATTCTGATGAATTGATCATTGAAATGGACCCAGGAATGGCATTTGGAACAGGTACGCATCCAACAACCGTTCTTTGCATCCAGGCACTTGAACGCTATGTGAAGGAAAACGATATGGTGATTGATGTTGGAACAGGCTCTGGGATTTTAAGTGTGGCAGCAGCGATGCTTGGTGCAAAGGACATTCATGCCTTTGATCTCGACACCGTTGCGGTTGAAAGTGCGAAGCAAAACATCGAGCTTAATCGTGTAAGCGAACAAGTGACGGTCAAACAAAACAACTTACTTGATGGAATTTCAGGTGAGCGTGATGTGATCGTTGCCAACATTTTGGCAGAAGTGATTTTGCGCTTTACAGATCAAGCCTATGACTTATTGAAAAAAGATGGTTATTTCATTACATCAGGCATCATTGGACAAAAGAAATTACAAGTCAAAACAGCATTAGAAGAAGCAGGTTTTGACATTGTAGAAGTGCTGTCAATGGAAGATTGGGTCAGCATTATAGCGAAAAAATAA
- the dnaJ gene encoding molecular chaperone DnaJ — protein sequence MSKRDYYEVLGVSKSASKDEIKKAYRKLSKKYHPDINKEAGSDEKFKEVKEAYEALSDDQKRSQYDQFGHTDPNQGFGGGGFGGGGDFGGFGGFDDIFSSIFGGGARRRDPNAPRQGADLQYTMTLSFEEAAFGKEATIEIPREESCETCHGSGAKPGTEAKTCSHCGGSGQLNVEQSTPFGKVVNRRVCNYCSGTGKQIDHKCSTCGGSGKVRKRKKINVTIPAGVDDGQQLRVSGQGEPGVNGGPPGDLFVVFHVRAHEFFERDGDDIYCEMPLTFAQAALGDEIEVPTLHGKVKLKVPAGTQTGTKFRLKGKGVKNVRGYGQGDQHIVVRVVTPTNLTDNQKDIIRKFAEVSGNKPDEQEMSFFDKVKRAFKGE from the coding sequence ATGAGTAAGCGTGATTACTATGAAGTGCTTGGCGTGAGTAAGAGCGCCTCAAAAGACGAGATCAAAAAGGCATACCGCAAGCTTTCAAAAAAGTATCACCCTGATATTAATAAAGAAGCGGGCTCAGATGAGAAATTCAAAGAAGTAAAAGAAGCCTATGAAGCCCTATCTGATGATCAAAAGCGGTCGCAATATGACCAGTTCGGTCATACTGATCCAAACCAAGGCTTTGGCGGCGGCGGTTTTGGTGGTGGAGGAGACTTTGGCGGCTTCGGCGGCTTTGATGACATCTTCTCAAGTATTTTTGGCGGCGGAGCCAGAAGAAGAGATCCAAATGCACCGCGTCAAGGAGCAGACCTGCAATATACAATGACGCTTTCTTTTGAAGAAGCGGCATTTGGGAAAGAAGCAACGATTGAGATTCCTCGCGAGGAATCATGTGAAACATGTCATGGATCAGGTGCAAAGCCTGGGACAGAAGCGAAGACTTGTTCACATTGCGGCGGCTCAGGTCAATTAAATGTGGAACAATCAACGCCGTTTGGTAAAGTAGTCAACCGCAGAGTGTGTAACTACTGTAGTGGAACAGGAAAACAAATCGATCACAAATGTTCTACATGTGGCGGCTCTGGTAAAGTGCGTAAGCGTAAGAAAATCAATGTGACGATTCCAGCAGGTGTTGACGACGGTCAGCAGCTCAGAGTGTCTGGTCAAGGGGAACCAGGTGTAAATGGAGGACCTCCAGGCGATCTGTTTGTTGTATTCCATGTGCGTGCGCATGAATTCTTCGAACGTGACGGAGATGACATCTACTGCGAAATGCCGCTAACCTTTGCGCAGGCTGCATTAGGTGACGAAATTGAAGTACCAACACTACATGGTAAAGTGAAATTGAAAGTTCCTGCTGGCACACAAACTGGTACGAAGTTTAGACTCAAAGGAAAAGGTGTGAAAAATGTACGTGGCTATGGTCAAGGCGATCAGCATATCGTCGTACGAGTCGTCACACCGACAAATTTAACAGACAATCAAAAAGATATCATCAGAAAATTTGCTGAAGTGAGCGGGAATAAACCGGACGAACAAGAAATGAGTTTTTTCGATAAGGTAAAACGCGCATTTAAAGGCGAGTAA